In the genome of Streptomyces sp. Q6, the window GGCCGACTTCGGGCTCGCGGGTCCGTTCCCGCCGGCGCACCGGCTGCGCGATCCCGAGCAGGGCGGCGGCGCGCTCCTCGACCTCGGGGTGTACCCGGTGTCGTTCGCGCAGCTGCTGCTCGGGGAGCCGTCGGGGGTGACGGCGAGCGCGGCGCTCTCGGAGGAGGGCGTCGATCTCCAGACGGGGATGCTGCTCTCGTGGGAGAGCGGTGCTCACGCGGTGCTGCACTGCGCGATCAACGCCGGTACGGGGGTGACGGCCTCGGTGACCGGGTCCGCGGGCCGGATCGACGTGCCCGACGGCTTCTTCTACCCGGAGCGGTTCGTGCTGCACCGGGACGGGCGGGAGCCGGAGGAGTTCGTGGCGGCGCCGGAGGACGGGCCGCGCGGTTCCATGCGGCACGAGGCGCTGGAGGTGATGAAGCGGTTGCGGGCCGGGGACACGGAGTCGCCGCTCGTGCCGCTGGAGGGGTCGTTGGCGGTGATGCGCACGCTGGACTCCGTCAGGGAGCGGGTGGGGGTGCGGTACCCGGGGGAACGCTGACGCGTTGCCTGTCCCGGGCCGGTCGCCGGGCGCGGGTCTCGTCGTGTGGCTGGTCGCGGGGTTCCCCGCGCCGTTGAGCGCGGGGAACCGCGCGACCAGCCCCCACCGAACGGTCAGACGGAGTGCAGGCCCTGGTCGCCGACCTCGGTCACGAAGGACGCCGCCGTCCTGAGCGCCGCTCCGGGGGTCGTCACCGCGGACACCGTCTTGAAGTCGGCGCGGGCCGACTCCTCGCCCAGGGCCACCGTGACGTAGCCCCGCTGCCCGTCGTAGTGCTTCATGTGCGGGTTGCGGGCCAGGTAGTTCGCCCAGTTCGACGGCCGCGCCGAACCGTCCTTGCCGCTGGTGATCGACGTCGTCACGATCTCCGTGCCGACCGTGCGCGAGTCCGCGTCGTCGAAGTCCCGCTTGATGTCCATGGCGTACGAGACGTGCACGTCGCCGGTGAGGACCATCAGGTTCCGCACGCGGGCCGCGTCCGCGCCCTTGAGGAGGCGCTCGCGGGAGGCCGGGTAGCCGTCCCAGGAGTCCATGGACAGGGTCGTGTTGCCCGCGGCCGGGTTGTTGCGGCGGGAGAACGTGACCTGCTGCGGGACGACGTTCCACAGGGCTCGCGAGTGGCGCCAGCCGTCGATCAGCCAGCGCTCCTGGGTGAATCCGGGCAGCGTCTGCGAGGCGGCCTCGGACTCGGGCGTCGGGGACTTCCAGCCGTCGCCGTTGGCCTGGTCGGTGCGGTACTGCCGGGTGTCGAGGATGTCGAACTGGGCGAGCCGTCCCCACTGGAGGCGCCGGTACAGCTGGGCGTCGGGGCCGGTGGGGAGCTGCGGGCGGCGCAGCGGCTGGTTCTCCCAGTACGCGCGGTAGGCAGAGGCGCGGCGCAGCAGGAACTCGG includes:
- a CDS encoding Gfo/Idh/MocA family oxidoreductase, with translation MVAERVRWGILATGGIAASFTADLLDLPDAEVVAVASRSEASAKGFAERFGIGRAYGDWASLAADEDVDVVYVATPHMAHRAAAGLCLEAGRAVLCEKAFTLNAREAGELVTLARSRGLFLMEAMWMYCNPLIRRLKALVDDGAIGEVRTVQADFGLAGPFPPAHRLRDPEQGGGALLDLGVYPVSFAQLLLGEPSGVTASAALSEEGVDLQTGMLLSWESGAHAVLHCAINAGTGVTASVTGSAGRIDVPDGFFYPERFVLHRDGREPEEFVAAPEDGPRGSMRHEALEVMKRLRAGDTESPLVPLEGSLAVMRTLDSVRERVGVRYPGER